In Lujinxingia sediminis, a single genomic region encodes these proteins:
- a CDS encoding sporulation protein: protein MAKIKLSETLRFLGTRLNKITGSDLEFLLEVEEARVRPGEAIHAEARVRSPESGERELTHISISLRGQVQREGQWQDYDQRAEVAHNTHLPGGHEFVVPIEVLIPEDAVLSEDGATWSLRAQAVVDRSVDPRAEANFEVVGD, encoded by the coding sequence GTGGCAAAGATCAAACTCAGTGAGACGCTTCGTTTTCTGGGAACCCGGCTCAACAAAATTACCGGCAGTGATCTGGAGTTCCTGCTCGAAGTGGAAGAGGCACGGGTTCGACCTGGAGAGGCTATTCACGCCGAAGCCCGGGTCCGTTCCCCGGAGTCGGGAGAGCGCGAACTCACTCATATTTCCATCAGCCTCCGTGGGCAGGTCCAACGCGAGGGGCAGTGGCAGGATTATGACCAGCGTGCCGAAGTCGCCCACAACACTCATCTTCCCGGCGGACATGAGTTTGTGGTGCCCATAGAAGTGCTCATTCCTGAAGATGCCGTGCTTAGCGAAGACGGCGCCACCTGGAGCCTTCGTGCGCAGGCCGTGGTCGACCGCAGCGTGGACCCACGAGCCGAAGCAAACTTTGAGGTCGTCGGCGACTAA
- a CDS encoding metallophosphoesterase translates to MINPLKSIEINRYRLWHPKVPLSQEGYRIAQISDVHLGRWVKPRHMAQVVDFVNRQSPDLVALTGDYVGYSRHDLMPAVETLARLNAPTYAVLGNHDHWTCTDTAHEAFSRFDIPLLINENRIIESAMGPIELVGVDDHVTQRSDVNQAFSAIDGTPFCLTLNHVPSLAPELAARGAHLILSGHTHGYQFNIPGVTHRIAQKLGARYHVGAYFLDGAYLYINRGLGSASWPWRIGAAPELTFFELAHSSRPRLELIHTETMGVHHR, encoded by the coding sequence ATGATCAACCCGCTGAAGTCGATCGAGATCAACCGCTACCGCCTCTGGCACCCGAAAGTCCCCCTCTCGCAAGAGGGCTATCGCATTGCGCAAATCAGCGATGTGCATCTGGGCCGCTGGGTCAAACCGAGACACATGGCGCAGGTCGTCGATTTTGTGAACCGCCAGTCCCCAGACCTGGTCGCGCTGACCGGGGATTACGTCGGTTACAGCCGCCACGATCTGATGCCGGCGGTAGAGACCCTGGCCAGGCTCAACGCGCCCACCTACGCTGTGTTGGGAAACCACGACCACTGGACCTGCACTGACACTGCCCATGAGGCGTTTTCTCGCTTTGATATCCCACTGCTTATCAATGAAAACCGCATCATAGAAAGCGCGATGGGACCGATTGAGCTGGTGGGCGTCGACGATCATGTCACCCAACGATCCGACGTCAACCAGGCGTTCTCCGCGATCGACGGCACTCCCTTTTGCCTGACCTTGAATCACGTGCCTTCGCTGGCACCGGAGCTGGCTGCGCGTGGTGCGCACCTGATCTTAAGCGGACACACCCACGGCTACCAGTTCAACATCCCCGGGGTCACCCACCGCATCGCCCAGAAGTTAGGGGCGCGCTACCACGTGGGGGCGTATTTTCTCGACGGGGCCTACCTCTACATCAACCGTGGGCTGGGCTCGGCCTCCTGGCCCTGGCGCATCGGAGCGGCACCGGAGCTGACCTTCTTTGAGCTGGCACACTCCAGCCGCCCGCGCCTGGAGCTGATTCATACCGAGACCATGGGTGTACATCACCGATGA